A stretch of DNA from Scomber scombrus chromosome 9, fScoSco1.1, whole genome shotgun sequence:
TGACTCTGCGGTGGGCGTGATGTGATTGCATTATGGCGGTAATGCAGTTACCACAACAGCTCTAACATGAGGCCATGTGATTACTTTGCGCAATGCTGAGTGTCTATGGAGGCAAAAGTTGGCATGTTACCATGAGACGAGCGTGGCTGATGTTCCATGTTAGTGTGGTCATGGTCCTTTTCTGAGGGTCCACAATGGAGTCCTCAATGACATATGCTGAGCTGGCCATTTGTTTTGGAAGATACCGCTCCATCCAGCGAGGCGCTCGGCTAGTTTTGGTCAACAGACGTCTGGAGATGAGGCAGTTGGCTGGGGTAACCTCACGGAAGATGATGTCCTCAGTCAATACATGGTTACTGGGGAAGAGGGGCAAATGTTATGGAAGGCAATACAAAACCTTTGTGTAGGAATGCAACTTTTATATGTTTCATCATAAATACTTGTTGATTATGTCTTTTCCAGTTAAACAATAACAGTTAAGTGTAAACACTTTcagaaaatgtgaagaaatgtCCATTATATGTTGCCAAAGTTTAGGACGTTTAGgacaatgttttggtttttctaTTTGGCTTTTTGCTAAACCAACCAATCACAATTAATCAAAGTCAACGTTGACTTATTGCTTTTGTCCGACCAGTGATTCAAATccccaaagttattacaattatttGCAAATACTTGTTTGTTGACCAATTAATCTACTCATTGTTTGAGCCGTAGTGTCAGCATTATGTTTGCATCACATCTCTGTGTCCACAGTATTACAGAGGTGAAATGTGTAAGCAGAAATCCACTACAATCCCTTACCTGTGAGGGTTGGGATATCGTTGCCAGAAGGCAATACAAACTTGGTCCCAGCTGCTTTTCAGCAAACCTGCACAGCAGAAATACTTCACCATTGTTCCCTCAGTTTACTCTGGCAAGACCCTGTGTGatacagaacaaacaaaacGTGTTAGCTCGGCAGGTTTATGCAACTATTGGCTGTCAACAACAAAACAGGCTGACCTCGAGAATAATGGTGACAGCAATGACCTGTGGTAAATACACTGAAACAAGCGACAGTAATATGGACGATATGCTGCTCCTCATGCCTTTTAAATTGCCCCTCGGGGACAAATAaagttttgaattgaattgaattgagcaagtgatgtttttacatttttaggtaTTTAAAAGTGAGACAAGTCACAGACGACTTAGATTTGAGGTTTATTCAGTTGTGTTGCAACACTTTCTTGATCCTTCCTGCTAACGCTACATGATAGCTGTCCAGTCAAGAAACAGCACAAAGGTATAATATTACCTAACAAAAGCTATTCTCCTCCTGGTATGAACAGGCTAACATTATAAGGCAACTGCTAAGTATTCTGAACAGTGAGCTAACATGAGGACTGACATTACAGGCACATCTGTCACGTCCGCACTAGTTTTGGCTTCCTTGTTAGCTTCAACTAGCGTAGCATGGAGCAAACCCTAGGAATGAATGACACAGTTTGACAAACTCGCTTCATTAACCTACATTCAATACGTATGAGTTCATGTCAGAAGCTATTGCACTTACCTGTATGGCGACAACATTCAAAAGATAAGTATTAGCATTGTATTCTCCTGTCTGGATGACCATCACCGCTCAGCCACCTACAGACCATGTCCGTGAGTCGGGCTGGAAAGAAAGGTCAAACATCGACGACATATCCGGTAAGGCTTTTTCTTCACTGAGATTCTGACGTCATGACCCGCCCTCCTCTGCCTCTTATTGGCTTACTCTGAATTTCTTACCCAATCTCTAACCAATCAAATTCCTCGTACCTAAATTTAAGCACGGAAGGCAACGAGTACTAGCCAACCAGAGACAGAGTAGGCGAGAacatagacataataaagatatatataataataataataatctttattatgtctatggGCGAGAAGGCCAGGTAATGACGTCGCCATCCTAGGGAAAAAAAGGCATCTGGTAGGTGGCGCAGATGCAACGTCCATTTttaccactagagggcagcaggtgactgtaaaaaatgttcacacagCATTTAAACTTAAATGAAATTCTTTTGATGAGAAGTTTTGAGGTTAATTGTCGTGTAATGCTGTCAAAACAACGGAAAAATAGCACATGTAAGGCTCAATGAAGAGTATGTCGTCCAGGAAACCTACCCTCAGTTCGAGGGTATAAAGTATTTTAATGGCCAATCTGACTGCCTCACTATTTTTGGTGTTTTAGCAAATTACACTGGAGAAAGATCAATAATCTACTCTGCATATCTAAAAGCTCCAATCTGcagaaataaattcaaacaCTGCGTCTAATGCCTTCCGggtctgctgtttgtctgttagCAGTAATAACAGTTTAGGCCTACAGTTTCTATATTAGTCTACAGTGTGGAATATAGGCTAAGCTAAGCCATGAAATCAGTAATGTGGGTGTCAAAAAAGGGGAATACATAaccaatatttattttctatttctctgCTGTAAAATGAATCACACTGCGTAGGCCACATTTGTCTTCTTGTTCATTGAATACTAGTAGATGTTGACAGGTACCAGGGCACCAGACTATTGTAGACCCAAAAAGTTATGAGTAGAAAAGTTTTCACTCTTTTCAAGTTGTACTAGTAGTCACCCAGCCAGTAACCTctacatatttacaatatatcTACTTTACTACAATTATGGAGCTCTCTATATCTTGCATGAAGACACTAGCTGTAATTCCACCTGATGTTCAAATTAACCCTGGGAGTTGTGTGTGCAACGGGAGCTCAATATGTGTACCCACAGACCCTGTGGCTgattaatgtttgtgtgttcataaTTAAAAGACCACCAACACAGGACGTTTTAGCAGCTGAGTATAATAAGAATATATAATTTCACATTCTGATTTCTTCccaatc
This window harbors:
- the prelid1a gene encoding PRELI domain containing 1a; translation: MVKYFCCAGLLKSSWDQVCIAFWQRYPNPHSNHVLTEDIIFREVTPANCLISRRLLTKTSRAPRWMERYLPKQMASSAYVIEDSIVDPQKRTMTTLTWNISHARLMSVEERCEYQINPENGSWTEIKREAWISSNVYGLTRAIQEFGLARFKTSVTKTMKGFEYVLAKMQGETPSRTLAETATERARETALAAKEKAKDLASQAQKKQYV